Proteins encoded within one genomic window of Bacteroides sedimenti:
- the thiD gene encoding bifunctional hydroxymethylpyrimidine kinase/phosphomethylpyrimidine kinase, whose amino-acid sequence MPKLYKRVLSIAGSDPSGGAGIQADIKTISACGCYAMTAITAVVDEDTTRVKAVHPIPASFVKGQIKSVLDDIGADAIKIGMLHSSSQIMAVREALSAYDVRNIVLDPVMAATSGDDLLKKEAISALKRELIPFVRVITPNIPEAEVLLGERIVRKEDFPRVIRKLSCNGMVSVLLKAGHLESDELTDLFYNAETDEIIELRAARIKSRNTHGTGCTLSSALASFLAKGLSLNEAVRNAKEYITQAIASGADYEIGKGHGPVHHFFAFWE is encoded by the coding sequence ATGCCCAAACTATATAAACGTGTACTTTCCATTGCCGGGAGCGACCCGAGCGGCGGTGCAGGCATTCAGGCCGACATAAAGACTATCTCTGCCTGTGGATGTTATGCAATGACTGCCATTACAGCTGTTGTGGATGAAGATACCACAAGGGTAAAGGCTGTTCATCCCATTCCCGCCTCTTTTGTGAAAGGGCAAATCAAATCCGTGCTCGACGATATTGGCGCCGATGCGATAAAAATCGGTATGCTTCATTCATCCTCGCAAATTATGGCAGTACGAGAGGCATTGTCTGCATATGACGTCCGGAATATCGTGCTCGACCCCGTCATGGCAGCCACATCCGGTGACGATTTACTTAAGAAAGAAGCCATTAGTGCTTTGAAACGGGAGTTGATTCCATTTGTACGGGTAATTACGCCTAATATTCCTGAAGCAGAGGTTTTGTTGGGAGAGCGAATAGTGCGGAAGGAAGATTTTCCTCGTGTAATAAGAAAACTCTCCTGTAATGGAATGGTCTCTGTGTTGTTGAAGGCAGGGCATCTGGAGAGCGATGAACTGACCGACCTTTTCTATAATGCCGAAACGGATGAAATCATTGAGCTTCGTGCCGCAAGGATTAAATCACGCAATACACATGGTACGGGTTGTACCTTGTCGTCGGCTCTGGCCTCTTTTCTGGCAAAAGGTTTATCCCTGAATGAGGCTGTGCGGAATGCCAAGGAATACATCACCCAGGCAATAGCCTCTGGGGCTGATTATGAAATAGGGAAAGGGCATGGCCCGGTTCATCATTTCTTTGCATTCTGGGAATAG
- the thiS gene encoding sulfur carrier protein ThiS, whose amino-acid sequence MKVQVNNQEMELSAQSSIQQLSETMELPQAGVAIAVNNKMVPRTQWHQFFLQENDQVVIIKAACGG is encoded by the coding sequence ATGAAAGTACAGGTTAACAACCAGGAGATGGAGCTCTCGGCTCAATCGTCCATCCAGCAACTTTCTGAAACAATGGAACTGCCGCAAGCCGGAGTTGCTATTGCCGTGAATAATAAAATGGTTCCCCGCACACAGTGGCATCAGTTTTTCCTTCAGGAGAACGACCAGGTTGTGATTATCAAAGCTGCTTGTGGAGGATAA
- a CDS encoding thiamine phosphate synthase, whose translation MKLQFITHFTDRYSYYDSARMALEGGCRWIQLRMKEAPIDSIEAEAIRIMKLCRDYKATFIIDDHVELAKKLGADGVHLGLNDMPIAHARAFLGKNFIIGGTANTFENVKRHVDVGADYIGMGPFRYTTTKKNLSPLLGLEGYSNILSQMRAEGISVPVVAIGGITYEDIGDIITTGVSGIALSGTILRAANPVTETARIMQKLGNG comes from the coding sequence ATGAAACTTCAGTTTATCACACACTTTACCGACCGATATTCCTATTACGACTCCGCACGCATGGCGCTGGAAGGTGGATGCCGATGGATTCAGTTGCGAATGAAAGAGGCGCCTATCGATTCAATTGAGGCGGAAGCTATCCGTATTATGAAGCTATGCCGGGATTACAAGGCGACCTTTATCATTGACGACCATGTGGAACTGGCGAAAAAGCTGGGGGCCGACGGGGTGCATCTGGGATTGAATGATATGCCCATTGCCCATGCCAGGGCGTTTCTTGGCAAAAACTTCATTATTGGCGGGACTGCCAACACGTTTGAAAACGTGAAGAGGCATGTTGATGTGGGAGCCGACTACATTGGCATGGGGCCATTTCGGTACACCACCACGAAAAAGAACCTAAGCCCGCTGCTTGGATTGGAGGGGTATTCCAATATTCTTTCTCAAATGAGAGCCGAAGGAATCTCCGTTCCGGTGGTGGCCATCGGAGGAATCACGTACGAAGATATCGGTGACATTATAACAACCGGTGTATCGGGCATCGCTTTGTCGGGTACCATCCTCCGGGCTGCAAATCCGGTTACGGAGACTGCAAGAATTATGCAGAAGCTCGGCAACGGATAG
- a CDS encoding thiazole synthase, with product MEKLIIAGREFNSRLFLGTGKFNSNQIMEEAILASGSEMVTVAMKRIDMDNKEDDMLKHIAHPHIQLLPNTSGVRNAEEAVFAAQMAREAFGTNWLKLEIHLDPRYLLPDSVETLKATEQLVKLGFVVLPYCQADPVLCKQLEEAGAATVMPLGAPIGTNKGLQTRDFIRIIIEQAGIPVVVDAGIGAPSHAAEAMEMGASAVLVNTAIAVAGNPVEMAKAFRLSVEAGKMAYESQLAAPGLIAQASSPLTSFLNV from the coding sequence ATGGAAAAATTGATTATTGCAGGGAGAGAGTTTAACTCCCGACTATTCTTAGGAACAGGAAAATTCAACTCCAACCAAATTATGGAGGAAGCCATCCTGGCTTCGGGCAGCGAAATGGTGACGGTTGCCATGAAACGCATCGACATGGATAACAAGGAGGATGACATGCTGAAGCACATTGCGCACCCTCATATCCAACTATTGCCCAACACCTCGGGCGTGCGAAATGCGGAAGAGGCGGTTTTCGCGGCTCAGATGGCACGCGAAGCTTTCGGGACCAACTGGCTGAAACTGGAGATTCACCTCGACCCTCGCTATCTTCTCCCCGATTCTGTGGAAACGCTGAAGGCAACCGAACAACTGGTGAAGCTGGGGTTCGTGGTATTGCCCTACTGTCAGGCAGACCCGGTGCTCTGCAAGCAATTGGAGGAGGCAGGCGCCGCAACTGTAATGCCGCTGGGCGCACCCATCGGGACCAACAAAGGGTTGCAGACCAGGGATTTTATCCGCATCATCATTGAGCAGGCGGGAATTCCCGTTGTGGTTGATGCCGGTATCGGCGCTCCGAGCCATGCGGCGGAAGCAATGGAAATGGGAGCCTCGGCAGTGTTGGTAAACACGGCAATTGCCGTTGCCGGCAATCCGGTGGAGATGGCAAAAGCATTCAGACTTTCCGTTGAGGCGGGAAAAATGGCATACGAATCTCAATTAGCCGCTCCGGGCCTCATCGCACAGGCAAGCAGTCCGCTAACCAGTTTTTTAAATGTATAA